Part of the Roseobacter litoralis Och 149 genome, TTTCGCCCGCTGTGTCGACTGTTCCGATGTAGGAATGGTTATCCAACTCGATGATCTGGACCAAAATACGATCACCGGGCGCGAGCCGATAAGGTTCAGCCACCGCACCCGTTGCAAATGCGCAAACCAGCCCAAGTGCGAAGGTGCCCGCCGCACGTCCCAGAATATGCGTCAAAGACTTACCCATAACAAACACCGACCCGATTTAAGCACATCGTTTTACCCTTTCACTTGACGAGCAGACACTGCCCCGGTTTCACGAGTTTTGTCCAGAGTGTGCGGCGCGTGAAATATACCCAGAACCGCATTGTCTTCAAAATAGTATGATTTGACGGCAGAGTATTGGCGACATTCGGACGATTTTGCCTCGAGGGCTTGACCCAATGGGCTCCCTCCACCACTGCTAGGTGCAAGAATTTTCTGGTTGCTGTTTTTATGACCATTACTTTTTGCCAATTTCCGCTTGCGCGGCATGTCGCAAATGCAGCGGCTGGAGTACGGGCTGGCCATGTCTAGCACTTCACCGATTGGGTTCACACAACAGCCGCGCCCTCTGGTGGTCTATATATTGGGGTGGGGCCGCAGTGGTAGCTCCGTCATGGCGAATATTCTCGGGTCCATGCCCGCATCCGCATCCATGGGCGAGGTGCGCTATCTTTGGGACCGTGGTGTCATCGACAATGGCATTTGTGGCTGCGAACGCGCGTTTTCAGAATGTGCCTTCTGGCCGAGCCTTCCGTTTGGCACGGAAACGCTGAACGCCATCGACCCTGACCGGGCGCGGGCCTTGGTGCGCTCTGTCGGCAGTGGGGCGCGACGCCGTCAGTTTCCCGGGCTGCACAATGGCCGGTCACGTCAGATGTATTTTGAGCGCACTGCAACCGATCTTGATCTTTTGATGTCACTTTATTCCGCAGCTTTTGAGAAAAGCCAAAGTCAGGTTCTGATTGATGCGTCCAAAAGCCCGTTTTACGCGCTGAACCTGCTATACCGGAAACGTTCTTTTGATGTCGCCTTCCTGCATTTGGTCCGCGACCCGCGTGCTGTTTTGCATTCGTGGAAAAAAACGAAACAGCGCCAGGACGCGCCGGAGGGGCAGTTGTTTCCGCGATATTCTTCCACACGCTCGCTCTTGCAATGGGTGGTGGTGAATGCCGAATGCGAGCGGTTTGCGCAATTGGCACCCGACATGTATTTCCGGATACGCTTCGAGGATTTTGCCGAAAACTGGCAAGAGGCGCTGTTGTCCGGTGCAGCACCGTTGTTCGAGGCGGTGTCGGGCAAAGCCGGGGTTGGGAATGGTCGTGCAGCACTTGTGCATGCCCAGCACTCCATCAGCGGCAACCCGTCGCGGTTTGTTGTGGGGGAGATCACGCTTGATCCCAACACTTCGTGGCGCGATGACATCTCGCAGACCGACCAAAGATTGGCACAGCTGATTTGTGGGCCAGCGGCGCGCCGCTACGGCTATGCGATGGACTAGGCGCTTTTTAACCCGTCTGCCTGCCGCCGGGCAACAAAGATAGGATGGATGTATCAACGCCGAGCTTGGTGCGACACCATGCAACGGTTTGAAGGGTGAACAGCACACGCACAACCAGTGCGGCCAGCGCGGCACCAACAATCCCGAACGCAGGCACCAGTATGGGAATAAGCATCAGGCCCACCGCCTCGGATATCAGGGTCATGCGCACCACGGGACGTTCCCCATTGCTCATCAACATCAGGGGTCGGGTCGGCCCACCCAGCCCGATCAAGAGGTAGCTGCCCGCCAGAATACTCAACGCGAGCGCCGCAGCGGCAAAGCTTGGATCAAAGAGGGACAATAGATCAGGCGCGAAAAAGATCAGAATGGCGGCCCCGATGGCCAGTGGCCCCGCGATCAGCATCGCAAGTTTTCGGCCCACGTCGCACAGACCGCTGATATCGTTTTGGCTGTGAAGCCGGGCGAAAACAGGTGTCGCCGCAATGTTGATCGCGATGATGGGCAATTGCAAAAGCTGCGATGTTTTCTGGGCCGCGAAATAGGCCCCGATCTGATCGGGGGGCAAAAACAGCGCGGCGGCGGAGAGATTGAGGCTCGCGCCCATTGTGCCGAGCGATGCGACCCACATCCACGCCGACACGCCCCACGGCATGGTGGCGGTGACCTGAGCACCCGGTTGGGCCGCAAACTGGTCGCGATAGCGGATCAGCATCGCGATAAGCTGCACGACGACGAGGGCCATCAACACCAGCGAAATGCCAATCATCGCTGTAAACGCATCCCGGAACACAAACGGCAGACTGGCCGCACCCAGGCAGGCCAAAAGGACGATTGCGCGCCACAACACATCGCGCGGCGCCAGCGCCCAGAGAATACTGCCAAAGCCGCGGTATTGGTGCGACACCAGTTCGGCCAGCGCAAAGGGGATGACCAGCGCGCAGGCTCCGATCAGGTAGACGGGATTAACGTCAAAACCCAACACCGGGGCAGCCATGCCTGCCCCGAGGATCGCGCCGATCACGAGTACGGCACCAACCAGCGTGATCTGAAAACTGCGTCGAAGGGCAAAGCGCCGGTCCGCTGCGCGTTCAGGACCGTCGCCAAGTGCAGACAGCGTTTTGATGCTGAGCGTGTGTTGCCCAAAGAGTGCCGTGATCGCGCCAATCGTTCCAAGCGCGAACATTGAGGCAAACAACCCATATTCCTCCGCGCCCAAAACGCGGGCAAGCAGCATGAACATCAGGAATGTCAGTCCGGCGCTTGCCACTTTCAGACCGGCGGACAAAACGCTGCCGAGCATGAGTTTTTTCATCTTTTTAGGGCCCCGGTCTTGATCGTGGTCATTCAGCAGGCTGCCAGTTTCGGCGACGCGCAACGCCTTTACGCCTGCTCAGCTTGTTTGAGGCCACCAGTAGTGTGTCTGTTGTATAAGTCCCGAAGGCCAGCCCGCAGACCAGATACATGTGCCGCCAGTGGATAGCGCCCACAACCTGCATCAGCACCACAAGCCCCAGCAGAACCGAAAAGACCAGTGCATATTTTGTCCAGCCGGGCTGCTGATTGACGACTTTGATGATGCACCGGGCCATTGCCGAGCCATAAATCAGGATCAGGCCCAGACAGGCCAAGAGGCCATTGTGCATGGCAAAGGCAACAAAAGTGTTATGCGGCAGATAACCATAAACATAACGCGCCTGAAACGGCCCGATGCCCAGCGGATGCTCCCAGATTTGCCGGGCCGCATCTGCGACATAGCCAAAGCGCGATGTGTCATAGCTTTGCAGGGACAGGCGCTGCGCAAAAAAGGAATCCGCGAGGCGTGTTGTGATCTGATCAAGAAACAGCAAACCGATGCAGCAGGCGATAATGGCAAACCAGACAATGGCCGTGAACATCGCGCGCGCCGTGGGACGATAGATCAGCAGAGCAAGGCTGAAGACCGACAGCGAGATAAACGCATGAACCCATGCACCCCGCGAGAAAGTCGCGATCAGCGAAATGGTCACCAGACCCATCGCCCCGAGCGCCAACAGGCGAAAACGGGCTGATTCCACCACGACCCAAGCCAGAAACAAGAAGCCCGGCACCAAGAAGGGCCCAAACACGTTCGGATCTTTGAAGGTCGCTTTGACCCGGTTCCTTGCCCCCTCACCGCGAAACAGAATTTCGCTGTTGGGAATGAGGTCTAACAACGCCACAAGCGTCACAAAAGACGCAAGAACACCGCCGATCGCCATCGCGCCCAGAATGGTTGCAAAAGCCTGATCGCCTCTCGTTTTCACGAAATAGGCGGTCATGACAAAAAGCCCGATCATGTAAAACTCAATTGCGACGGCCCGCACGGCAAACACAAAAACGAATTCCACAAAAATGAGCGATAGAACGGAAAACGCGAGGTATAAATACACGCCAAGCAACGCGGACCCGCTCAGAAAATTGGTGGTGACAGGTCGCGAAAAGCAAAAGATTGCCACCGCAATCATGAACACCAAATCCGTTGGTGCAGGTTCGACAACGACGAAAAAGCTCAGAAGAACAGCAAAGATATAAACGCGCCAACTCAGCGCGCCCAAAGCGTCAGATACGCTGTTCGTCCGCGCGCGCGTTGTCACGGACGCCCTCGCCATGTGGACAGATCGCGCGACAACAGTGTCTCGAGCCGGTCGATTTCAGCGGCATGCCTCTCGGTCAGAAAAGCAAGCGCATCAGGGGTATCGCGCAGCTTTGGAACCCGGTCTTTGCTAAAGAGGACCTTGTCGACCAGCGCGCTGTCCTTGAGTTTGCCAAGCACTTTGCTCAGGCCGGCCGCACGTAATGCGACGGCACCTTGCTTCAGCATACCGTTCACATAGGGGTTACGCGCCGCGCGGGCCACATTCTTGGCCCCCTCGTCATCCGCGCCAATCAACCGGCGGGACACGCCCATGAAATCATGCAACGAATCTGCCGCCGCCTGAGGGTTTGATTTGATGTCGTCAAACCACAGGATATGCGTGTTTTCTTTGCCAAACAGCCGCCAGGATCGTTCAATCGCGTCGGAATACGCACTGCAGGTCGACAAAAGGCGGTGCGCGGTATCGGCCTCCTGCTCAAGCGAACCGCGGGCCTGTCCTGTGCGCAACAGATGCTGATACGCAGACCAGTCGCGCTCTGCTGGGTTGCGCAACGAAAAGAAAACCCGCGCATCTGGAATGTGTTTCGCAAGCCGCTCTGCTGCTTCGGGAACAAAAAGGTAGTCCGTGGTCAGATCACATCGTGCCGTCTGCTCGGGCGTTGCCTGATCATAAAGCTGTTCGTACCAGTCGATCCCGCGATCATAGAAATCCGTAAAAAACTGCACGTATTTCCCGTCTGGAACAAAAACCTCGGGGTGCGCGGCCAGGAGACTGTAAATCCAGGAAGAGCCTGCTTTTGGTGGGCCGCCGTAAAAATAATTGGGTAGCGTCATCGCACAATGCCTATCCGTCAGTCTTTGCGTGGTGTCCCACAGGGCTTACATCTTAACGCCTGCAGGGCGCAAGCAATGGCAAGCAGATTCGCGCCCAATAGGTTAATAATGCCGATAACCTGAGCGTCTTTCTCTCTTCTCGCGTGCATTTGACGCCCAATTGGACGGAAAAGCCATTTGCTCTTTCATGCCCTAACAAACAGCCTTATTAACGCGGCAGATAATTTTTGGCTTCATACGGGGCCAGCGGACGCCGGTATGAAATTGTCGGCATGGCAATACAAAGTGATGATTGAGTAATCCAGATGCATTATACGCCCAGAAACACCTTCCCTGAACAGCCCGACCAAGATGATTCTCCGGTTGGGATCGTGGCGTTGTGGCGACTTTTGTGGTGTAACAAGCTGCGTATTTTGCTACCGGCTTTCATCCTGACGTTGCTAACCGCGATTTTGGTGTTGCGATCGCCCGATACCTATACCGCCGAGGCGCAGATGCTTCTGGCGCGCGGGAATCTGGAAATCGTCGAGTTTGACAGTGCCGGCGACATCGAGGTGACGCAGGGGGCGATCGTAAACGCATTGACCATTCTGGGGTCGCGCAGCCTAGCGCTTCAGGTGATCGAGCGGTTGGATCTGACCAATGATCCCGAGGTGAACCCGAATATCGCGATCCTCGAAGACGATCCTGAGGCAGAGATTTACCCCGACAGCATCGTGCGTCAGTTCGCTTTGGACTGGCTGGCCTCGATCACGCAAGTCAGCATTTTGCCGGGAACAAATGTGATCGTGCTGCGAGCAACGACGACTGTACCGGAAAAATCTGCAGCCATCGCGAATGCCTATCTCGATGCCTATCTCGACTACCAACTGGAACGTGGGCAAAGCGAAACGGAACGCGCTGCCGGTGCCCTCAGAACGCGGGTCAACGAACTGCGCTTGCGTCTGGAGGCTGATCAGGCGCTTTTGCAGGATTATAGTGCGGGTGCCACCAGTTCCGCGATGGAATCCGCCAACGATCTGGCAGGCGAAACCGTGAACGTCCGGTCAAGACTGGAGAGCACACAGGCGTCGCTGGATGAACTGGACACCGCACTTGCAGTGCTGAACGCCACATCTGCGAGCGATTTCCAAGCGGTGCGGGATGCGCTTGATCAAAACGAAACACTCTTGCGCATGGAGCGGACCAATCTGGGTCGGGCCATTGGTGCGGACACCCTTGCGCAGGACGTTGAGACGCTGCTCGGCGCGTTGCAGACAGAGCGCTCAAGGTTCGAACAGTTGAACACGGCGCTGCGCAATGGACTTGATGCCATTGAGGAACGGATTGCCGAAGCCAACGCCTTCATGGTCGGTCTGCGGCAGTTGGAGGTAGAGGTTGAAACCACGTCGCAGGTCTATGAAAGCTCACTGGCCCGTCTCAAGGAGCTGTCGATCCAAACCGGATTGCGGGATGCCGGTGCGCAGGTTCTCGCCACGGCCGAAGCGCCCTTGCGTACGGATGCCCAGGGGCGTCGTCGCATGGTGGCCATCGCGGCTGTTCTGGGTCTCTTTATCGGCATCGCGCATGTGTTGGTGCGCGAAGCCGCGAACGACCGCGTGCGCCGCGTCTCCGAGCTGGCGGAAATCACGGGCAGCGATTGTGTCGTTCAGCTGCCCTCGGCGCACGGTGGCAAAGGGGGTAAAAACCTATCTGGAACGCTGGATTTGTCCTCTAAAGAGGCGTCGCCCTTCCTTGATGGTATACGCGCCTTGCGCCATCGGCTTGTATCTAGCGCGGACGCAACCGGGCCGCTTGTTGCCGGTGTTTTCTCGTCGCTGCCGAGTGAAGGTAAATCGTTGGTCACGCAAGCGCTGGCGCATAGCTTTTCCAAGATTGACCGCAGCGTGATCGTTGTTGACGGGGACATGCGCTCGGGCACTTTGTCCAAAAGTCTTGGAATTACCCCCGATCAACCCGGCCTGCATGAGGTCATCGCCGGAGAGGTCGATCCTTCGGATGCGATTATAACGCAATCCTCCGGGTTTGATTTGCTGCCAAGCGGTCAGTCACAGGTCAATCCGGCCGACCTTCTGGAGGTGGAGCGGTTCTCGCAATTGATCGAAGCGCTGCGCCAGAGGTATGAAATCATCATCTTTGACACCCCGCCCGTTCTCAGCGTGCCGGATGCTTCCAGAATTGCGGCGCATTTAAATGCACATGTTTTGGTGACGGCCTATGATCGCAGCCCCCGCGCCGCTGTGCGCGAGACTGTTGCAGCGCTTGAATCCGCAAAAGTAGAACGCCATGTCGTTGCCTTTTGCGATGCGCCCGAAGCATTCGGTAAAAACTATGGTGCCTCAAAAGGTGCTTTTGCCAGATACTGGACATAACGGGCTGCGCCTCGACGGTGTTTTGCAAAACATGTGCAAGGTGTGCGTTTTGCATGTGAGCGGGGCGCGGTCACTGTTGTTTCCAGACGAGAGACCTGCTGCGCGGGGACCGAAAGCCAAGGGTGATTTATGGACTATCCCGAACTGATCAAAGCTTTCGGTGCGCTGTTTGCCATCATGAACCCCTTCGTGAACCTGCCGATATTTCTGGCGCTTACGGCGGGCTTTACCGTCGCACAGCAGCGCACACTTGCTGTGAAAGTCACGGTTTTTTCAGCCGTTATGTGCACTGTCATCCTGATTGCAGGCCAACAGATCATCGGATTTTTCGGCATCACCATTGACGAGTTTCGCATCGCCGGCGGCATCGTGCTGTCACATATCGCCTGGTCGATGTTGAACGGCAACAGCGTGACATCCCATCAGGGCACGGAACAAGAACAAGACCATATGCAAGACTTAACCGGGCTTGCGTTTTACCCGATCACATTTCCGGTGATTGTCGGGCCGGGCACCATCGCCACACTGATCATTTATGCCGGACACACGACGGGCCTCAATACCATGCTCGCCCTTGGTGGGATCGTCGGCGTCATCCTGACCTTATTGTTCGTTGTGCTCTTTTTTGCATCCTTTTTCGGTAAGGTTCTCAGCGATACGATGCGTGTGATTATGACACGGCTCATGGGAATGACCTTGTTGGCCATTGCGGTCGAAATGATTGTTGCGGGGGGCAAGGCCGTGCTTCCCGGGTTGGCCTGATGCTGCGGACGGTATCTGCGGGTTCATACGGGCAACGTTTTTTAGTGACTGGCGGCGAAGGAACCGAGTTTACAGTGAAACCGAAGTCCAAACTGTGAAAATTGCAAGCTACAACATTCGAAAGGCTGTTGGTCTCGACTGGCGGCGTGACCCGGAGCGGGTCGCGGATGTTCTGCTTGAGATCGACGCGGATGTTGTTGTTTTACAAGAGGCTGACCGCAGAACCGGCACGCGGGCAGGGGTGCTGCCGATCGAACGGTTGGAAAGTGAACTGGGTTATCTGTTGCCTGACTTTTCCATCCGCGCGCTCAGCCACGGGTGGCACGGGAACACGATACTGTTGCGATCCCACTATGACAGCCACGCCGCGCGCCGCATTGATCTGCCGTCGATTGATCCGCGCGGGGCTGTCTCTGTGCAGATCGCTGACCCCTGTGTTGAGATTATCGGCGTGCACCTTGGCCTGACACCGGGGACGCGGCGCAAACAGGTTGATGTGCTCAGGCAGGTTTTGCAGGGTCAAACCCATCCCGTGATACTTGCCGGGGATTTCAACGAATGGAACCTCAAGCGGCTTGATTTTGGCTCAGATGCGCAGATCGTCTCACCGGGTCTGAGCTTTCACGCCGCCCGTCCCAGAGCGGCGCTTGATCTGTTTGTGCTTGGCCCCGGTCTGCGCGTTGTGTCTTCGCATGTGCACAAGTCTACACTTGCGGTACGCGCGTCAGATCACCTACCAATTGTGATCACCGTGGATTTCACAAAGGCCGAGCCATGACCTTGCTTTTGCTGGCGCACTTTATGATCGTTACTGCTTTCACGGTGCGCATTCTGTTGCGCGATGACCTGTCGCCGCCTGCGCGGCTGGCGTGGTTTATCATTCTCGCCGTTGTCCCTTATGTTGGCAGCGGGCTTTACTTTCTGTTTGGTGAGGTTGACCTCGGCCATCACGCGGAAAAGCGGCACAAACAGGTTTTTGATGAAATACGACCACAGGCAGGCGTGATCTTTGGCGACTCGGGGGGCTGCGAGGCCCTGATCGACCCCTACTACCAATCCGCATTCCGCTACGCGAGTTCTATCAACGGGTTCTTTCCCATGGCAGGTAATCAGGCGGAATTGATGGCGGATGAACGTGCCACCAATGCCGCCATGATCGCCGATATTGATCGCGCCCAAAGCCACGTACATGTGCTGTATTACATCTGGCTGACGGACGGCACCGGCACTGAGGTGGCGC contains:
- a CDS encoding sulfotransferase, with product MSSTSPIGFTQQPRPLVVYILGWGRSGSSVMANILGSMPASASMGEVRYLWDRGVIDNGICGCERAFSECAFWPSLPFGTETLNAIDPDRARALVRSVGSGARRRQFPGLHNGRSRQMYFERTATDLDLLMSLYSAAFEKSQSQVLIDASKSPFYALNLLYRKRSFDVAFLHLVRDPRAVLHSWKKTKQRQDAPEGQLFPRYSSTRSLLQWVVVNAECERFAQLAPDMYFRIRFEDFAENWQEALLSGAAPLFEAVSGKAGVGNGRAALVHAQHSISGNPSRFVVGEITLDPNTSWRDDISQTDQRLAQLICGPAARRYGYAMD
- a CDS encoding lipopolysaccharide biosynthesis protein, with the protein product MKKLMLGSVLSAGLKVASAGLTFLMFMLLARVLGAEEYGLFASMFALGTIGAITALFGQHTLSIKTLSALGDGPERAADRRFALRRSFQITLVGAVLVIGAILGAGMAAPVLGFDVNPVYLIGACALVIPFALAELVSHQYRGFGSILWALAPRDVLWRAIVLLACLGAASLPFVFRDAFTAMIGISLVLMALVVVQLIAMLIRYRDQFAAQPGAQVTATMPWGVSAWMWVASLGTMGASLNLSAAALFLPPDQIGAYFAAQKTSQLLQLPIIAINIAATPVFARLHSQNDISGLCDVGRKLAMLIAGPLAIGAAILIFFAPDLLSLFDPSFAAAALALSILAGSYLLIGLGGPTRPLMLMSNGERPVVRMTLISEAVGLMLIPILVPAFGIVGAALAALVVRVLFTLQTVAWCRTKLGVDTSILSLLPGGRQTG
- a CDS encoding O-antigen ligase family protein, translating into MTTRARTNSVSDALGALSWRVYIFAVLLSFFVVVEPAPTDLVFMIAVAIFCFSRPVTTNFLSGSALLGVYLYLAFSVLSLIFVEFVFVFAVRAVAIEFYMIGLFVMTAYFVKTRGDQAFATILGAMAIGGVLASFVTLVALLDLIPNSEILFRGEGARNRVKATFKDPNVFGPFLVPGFLFLAWVVVESARFRLLALGAMGLVTISLIATFSRGAWVHAFISLSVFSLALLIYRPTARAMFTAIVWFAIIACCIGLLFLDQITTRLADSFFAQRLSLQSYDTSRFGYVADAARQIWEHPLGIGPFQARYVYGYLPHNTFVAFAMHNGLLACLGLILIYGSAMARCIIKVVNQQPGWTKYALVFSVLLGLVVLMQVVGAIHWRHMYLVCGLAFGTYTTDTLLVASNKLSRRKGVARRRNWQPAE
- a CDS encoding sulfotransferase family protein, with amino-acid sequence MTLPNYFYGGPPKAGSSWIYSLLAAHPEVFVPDGKYVQFFTDFYDRGIDWYEQLYDQATPEQTARCDLTTDYLFVPEAAERLAKHIPDARVFFSLRNPAERDWSAYQHLLRTGQARGSLEQEADTAHRLLSTCSAYSDAIERSWRLFGKENTHILWFDDIKSNPQAAADSLHDFMGVSRRLIGADDEGAKNVARAARNPYVNGMLKQGAVALRAAGLSKVLGKLKDSALVDKVLFSKDRVPKLRDTPDALAFLTERHAAEIDRLETLLSRDLSTWRGRP
- a CDS encoding GumC family protein, which gives rise to MHYTPRNTFPEQPDQDDSPVGIVALWRLLWCNKLRILLPAFILTLLTAILVLRSPDTYTAEAQMLLARGNLEIVEFDSAGDIEVTQGAIVNALTILGSRSLALQVIERLDLTNDPEVNPNIAILEDDPEAEIYPDSIVRQFALDWLASITQVSILPGTNVIVLRATTTVPEKSAAIANAYLDAYLDYQLERGQSETERAAGALRTRVNELRLRLEADQALLQDYSAGATSSAMESANDLAGETVNVRSRLESTQASLDELDTALAVLNATSASDFQAVRDALDQNETLLRMERTNLGRAIGADTLAQDVETLLGALQTERSRFEQLNTALRNGLDAIEERIAEANAFMVGLRQLEVEVETTSQVYESSLARLKELSIQTGLRDAGAQVLATAEAPLRTDAQGRRRMVAIAAVLGLFIGIAHVLVREAANDRVRRVSELAEITGSDCVVQLPSAHGGKGGKNLSGTLDLSSKEASPFLDGIRALRHRLVSSADATGPLVAGVFSSLPSEGKSLVTQALAHSFSKIDRSVIVVDGDMRSGTLSKSLGITPDQPGLHEVIAGEVDPSDAIITQSSGFDLLPSGQSQVNPADLLEVERFSQLIEALRQRYEIIIFDTPPVLSVPDASRIAAHLNAHVLVTAYDRSPRAAVRETVAALESAKVERHVVAFCDAPEAFGKNYGASKGAFARYWT
- a CDS encoding MarC family protein, with the protein product MDYPELIKAFGALFAIMNPFVNLPIFLALTAGFTVAQQRTLAVKVTVFSAVMCTVILIAGQQIIGFFGITIDEFRIAGGIVLSHIAWSMLNGNSVTSHQGTEQEQDHMQDLTGLAFYPITFPVIVGPGTIATLIIYAGHTTGLNTMLALGGIVGVILTLLFVVLFFASFFGKVLSDTMRVIMTRLMGMTLLAIAVEMIVAGGKAVLPGLA
- a CDS encoding endonuclease/exonuclease/phosphatase family protein, with amino-acid sequence MKIASYNIRKAVGLDWRRDPERVADVLLEIDADVVVLQEADRRTGTRAGVLPIERLESELGYLLPDFSIRALSHGWHGNTILLRSHYDSHAARRIDLPSIDPRGAVSVQIADPCVEIIGVHLGLTPGTRRKQVDVLRQVLQGQTHPVILAGDFNEWNLKRLDFGSDAQIVSPGLSFHAARPRAALDLFVLGPGLRVVSSHVHKSTLAVRASDHLPIVITVDFTKAEP